In Leptospira congkakensis, one DNA window encodes the following:
- a CDS encoding rhodanese-like domain-containing protein translates to MNRIVIIVLVVVCVIFIIYKLKSVLGVNQTQLKEKIDSGALVVDVRTVAEFQSGHFPGAINIPVDQVSKRLDEFGDKNKSIIVYCASGGRSGSAKSFLESVGYSDVTNAGGLSNMPNP, encoded by the coding sequence TTGAATCGTATCGTTATCATTGTTTTAGTTGTTGTTTGTGTTATTTTTATTATTTATAAATTAAAATCTGTACTTGGTGTAAACCAAACACAATTGAAAGAAAAAATTGATTCTGGTGCTTTGGTTGTCGATGTAAGAACCGTTGCCGAATTCCAATCTGGTCATTTCCCTGGTGCCATCAATATTCCTGTCGACCAAGTTTCAAAGCGATTGGATGAATTTGGAGATAAAAACAAATCCATCATTGTGTATTGTGCTTCTGGCGGTCGTAGTGGGAGTGCAAAATCATTTTTGGAATCAGTAGGATACTCTGATGTTACCAACGCAGGTGGACTTTCCAATATGCCAAATCCATAA
- a CDS encoding SRPBCC family protein — MKRIVLFAFGTSFLLIGLVVLFLAVGYFQDPKFHSETSEWLKAEPEDIWAYVTDVRDLPNRRKEVVAIKILETKPDGTITKWEETPDMGGYMIFELRESIPNKLWKIELTDASFKMRGSWTYTLAPKIPGTVVTITEDSEITSIPVRGAYFLAGRDATLQKEMELIHNRFSGR; from the coding sequence ATGAAACGAATTGTTCTTTTTGCTTTTGGAACCAGTTTTTTACTCATCGGTCTCGTTGTTCTTTTTTTAGCAGTAGGTTATTTCCAAGATCCGAAATTCCATTCGGAAACCAGTGAATGGTTGAAAGCAGAACCAGAAGACATCTGGGCTTACGTCACTGACGTTCGTGACCTTCCGAATCGTCGAAAGGAAGTGGTTGCTATTAAAATTTTAGAAACTAAACCCGATGGTACGATTACAAAATGGGAAGAAACACCAGATATGGGCGGGTACATGATTTTTGAACTTCGTGAATCCATTCCAAACAAACTTTGGAAAATAGAACTAACGGATGCGAGTTTTAAAATGCGTGGTTCTTGGACTTACACCTTGGCACCAAAGATTCCCGGAACCGTTGTGACAATTACGGAAGATTCTGAAATCACAAGCATCCCAGTGAGAGGGGCTTATTTCCTCGCCGGTCGTGATGCCACTCTCCAAAAAGAGATGGAACTTATTCACAACCGGTTTAGCGGGCGTTAG
- a CDS encoding phosphoribosyl-AMP cyclohydrolase: MIQLPKEKEITIISKPTLNSKDVSLKVMSSPLAQEFVNQFDFGKKQLFVDCDEDALLEINPNLDISNKLLLWESGSLKITDEEWISFQKTIPPLSPFLAQDISGKDLMLAWGKKESLLSAVESGLGTYFSRSRNGKWVKGEESGHLQNLSAIYVHSNPFFIQYITGQIGAACHTGYYSCFFRELGLNDSISFVYPNKVGE; the protein is encoded by the coding sequence ATGATCCAACTTCCGAAAGAAAAAGAGATCACAATCATATCCAAACCAACACTGAACTCAAAAGACGTAAGTTTAAAAGTAATGAGCTCTCCACTTGCGCAGGAATTTGTAAACCAATTTGATTTTGGCAAAAAACAATTATTTGTTGATTGTGATGAAGATGCCCTACTTGAAATCAATCCTAATTTAGACATTTCCAACAAACTTCTGTTATGGGAATCTGGAAGTTTGAAAATAACAGACGAAGAATGGATTTCTTTTCAAAAAACAATTCCCCCTCTTTCCCCATTTTTAGCCCAAGACATTTCAGGGAAAGATTTGATGTTGGCTTGGGGTAAAAAAGAAAGTTTACTTTCGGCAGTGGAATCAGGCCTTGGAACTTATTTCAGTAGATCCAGAAATGGAAAGTGGGTGAAGGGAGAAGAGTCTGGCCACCTTCAAAATTTATCTGCGATTTATGTACATTCTAATCCCTTTTTCATCCAGTATATTACAGGTCAAATTGGTGCGGCTTGTCATACAGGTTATTATTCTTGTTTTTTTCGTGAACTTGGTCTGAATGATTCTATTTCCTTCGTCTATCCTAACAAAGTAGGAGAGTAG
- a CDS encoding alpha/beta fold hydrolase yields the protein MALEENSQEDRLIKISSRDSNKSLMVNPDKIYIFPVPKPTFQFLENIWQSFTNKMVSLVDFNDDPIFNFSIFEVIDQDEMKIVATATHFKLKEIAERRRIPGIEEYIKKSRPIHLADPRNESAGFIRKSIIDFNKGLRPEVTFVNLKEEEIHPEKKVLLSETMNHAIGIPLFVNENPIGILWGITKDPIPEDKIRPLTLQLYSLFDVIEFVVAKEMESGNDHYIAQKNIEKADTVSNSRNLFYTTTKDQKEPVTSIIFKSHQYNIEYRMDASFIIPTTDGYAVSLKSFTPEKLNNTGKNLLLIPGFFCRRSVMDKLAKELALKYGYRVFLMDMRGRSRQTMPKHGKKEGWTVDNYIQDDFPEILRWIRWHYPSERTVVLGHSMGGMIPRFYVSSYDKIKELKEEFNLPQPEEYIAGIVSITSPNYISLKSNFIGLDTLKRGFSMLPHKMISDMILSMASFSMQATIQTIDLKKFFKLILNLHSSLRSFSYNIGTKVLTIKDFVGYKEITPPEWYFLMEDVFCEESVSVIMQFFQSQISNERSFWSNDGRINYTENFLNNFNMPIYSVVGTVDKIVPEESLTELKDLKSENKVITYYEQGHLGIIFHGETVRKICKGIDEWIQGLK from the coding sequence TTTATATTTTTCCGGTACCAAAACCTACGTTCCAATTTTTGGAAAATATTTGGCAATCTTTCACAAATAAAATGGTTTCTCTCGTGGATTTCAACGATGACCCCATTTTCAATTTTTCGATTTTTGAAGTCATTGACCAAGATGAAATGAAAATTGTGGCCACGGCCACCCACTTCAAACTCAAAGAAATTGCGGAACGCCGTCGAATTCCTGGGATCGAAGAATACATCAAAAAATCTCGCCCCATCCATCTAGCCGACCCTCGTAATGAATCCGCAGGTTTTATCCGTAAATCCATCATTGATTTTAATAAAGGCCTTAGACCGGAAGTTACCTTTGTTAATTTGAAAGAGGAAGAAATCCATCCTGAGAAAAAAGTATTACTCTCAGAAACCATGAACCATGCCATCGGGATTCCCCTCTTTGTGAACGAAAATCCTATCGGGATTTTGTGGGGGATTACCAAAGATCCAATTCCTGAAGACAAAATTCGGCCCCTCACCCTCCAACTTTATTCTTTGTTTGATGTGATTGAGTTTGTGGTAGCAAAAGAAATGGAATCGGGTAACGACCATTATATTGCTCAAAAAAATATCGAAAAGGCAGATACAGTTTCTAATTCTAGAAACTTGTTTTATACGACCACCAAAGACCAAAAAGAACCGGTCACGTCCATTATCTTCAAATCCCATCAGTACAATATTGAATATAGAATGGATGCATCTTTCATCATCCCAACTACTGATGGTTATGCGGTCTCATTAAAAAGTTTTACTCCTGAAAAATTAAACAATACTGGTAAAAACCTTTTACTCATTCCTGGATTTTTCTGCAGACGTTCCGTAATGGACAAACTCGCAAAGGAACTCGCACTCAAATATGGATACCGAGTTTTCCTCATGGATATGCGAGGAAGGTCCAGACAAACCATGCCTAAACATGGAAAAAAAGAAGGATGGACGGTTGATAATTACATCCAAGATGACTTTCCAGAAATTCTTCGTTGGATTCGTTGGCACTACCCAAGTGAAAGGACAGTGGTTCTTGGTCACAGTATGGGGGGAATGATTCCTCGATTTTATGTATCTTCTTACGATAAAATCAAAGAACTCAAAGAAGAATTCAATTTACCGCAACCGGAAGAATATATTGCAGGGATTGTTTCCATTACTTCACCTAACTATATCAGTTTAAAATCCAACTTCATTGGCCTGGATACTTTGAAACGCGGATTTAGTATGCTTCCACACAAAATGATATCGGATATGATTTTGAGTATGGCTAGTTTTTCCATGCAAGCCACCATCCAAACCATTGACCTAAAAAAATTCTTTAAATTGATTTTGAACCTTCACTCCAGTTTGAGAAGTTTCAGTTATAATATTGGAACGAAAGTTTTAACCATCAAAGACTTTGTGGGTTATAAAGAAATCACTCCTCCTGAATGGTATTTCCTCATGGAAGATGTGTTTTGCGAAGAATCTGTCTCTGTGATTATGCAATTTTTCCAAAGTCAGATCTCCAACGAACGAAGTTTCTGGTCAAATGATGGTCGAATCAATTATACCGAAAACTTTCTAAACAACTTCAATATGCCAATTTATAGTGTAGTTGGCACTGTTGATAAAATTGTTCCAGAAGAAAGCCTCACAGAACTTAAAGATCTCAAATCAGAAAACAAGGTGATCACTTATTACGAACAGGGCCACCTTGGAATCATCTTTCATGGAGAAACTGTTAGAAAAATTTGTAAAGGGATCGATGAATGGATCCAGGGATTAAAATAA
- a CDS encoding nuclear transport factor 2 family protein, protein MHANEELIQKFYTAFQNKDGQTMVSLYHPEIEFKDPAFGQLKGKEAVAMWLMLIEKSQNLTIRFSNIKADDTKGSADWEADYSFSKTGRTVQNKIHANFTFKDGKILIHKDHFSMWKWLGMAMGPVGYFLGWWPALGNKVRKEAVTGLQLYMKRKRM, encoded by the coding sequence ATGCATGCAAATGAAGAGTTAATTCAGAAGTTTTATACGGCCTTCCAAAACAAAGATGGACAAACCATGGTCTCTCTCTACCATCCCGAGATTGAATTCAAAGATCCTGCCTTTGGTCAATTGAAAGGGAAAGAAGCGGTCGCAATGTGGCTTATGTTAATCGAAAAAAGTCAAAACTTAACGATTCGATTTTCTAATATCAAAGCAGATGACACAAAAGGTTCCGCCGATTGGGAAGCCGATTATAGTTTTAGTAAAACTGGCCGAACAGTTCAAAACAAAATCCATGCAAATTTTACTTTCAAGGATGGGAAGATCCTCATTCACAAAGATCATTTTTCCATGTGGAAGTGGCTCGGCATGGCAATGGGTCCTGTTGGTTATTTTCTCGGTTGGTGGCCGGCTCTTGGAAATAAAGTTCGTAAAGAAGCAGTGACTGGATTACAATTGTATATGAAAAGAAAACGTATGTAG